AAGTTAGTCAATCGTTAGAGGTGTTTCTTGAGGTTATTAAATGGGTAAATTGATATTTTGATTGTGTTTGATTGTTCGTCTTCTTTGAAGAATTGCTTCATCTGGTTACGGCATGAAGGTGTCGGGGACCCGGACCCCTGCTTGCACCCCCTTGGTCCGCCCTGGGTGAACTCATTATTACTGTAGATGGGGATATTATCAGTGCTTTAATTTCTTTGATTCTTCACCAATCTTCGTATTTTCTGTTGCAATTACCTTTTCACTGGCACTATACCCGAATTTGATTTCGGTCTCCATGCAGTACGTGTTAATTGAGCTTGAGGCTCGTGTCTGGGTTCAGGATTAGATTTCCAGATCAGTTTTGATAGTTTTATCTTTTGCGCTAGATTGGTTGTATAGAACTTTTTCATTGTCTTCTGGTGATATCCAGTTGTAAGAGCCGTTTAGCTTGCTTGAATGAAATTTCCCtacttgttctttttttctttttttttttgaaaaaaccctGATTACTGTTCCATCAAATGCAATCCTCAAGCTTTGTTTTGTTCTGGGTCAAGGTGTACCTTTTTAATCAATTAACTGTGTTTATTTTATGCATATGTAGAGTGATGTGTTTGCTCAAGTAATTGAAGAATGCAATACTCATTTCAGTCAGCTCCAATCCTTGCTGAGGTAACCTTCTTTGCATTGTTTACCATATGATTCTTTTGGCGTTACCCCCCTTTATTTGTTTACTTCTACTATATTTGTATACGACTGCTGACCATTCTGTGCATCCAATATTTAGTTGCAATAatatgcttttgttttcttactTCCCTTTCTGGTTTTTGAGTAGTAGACATGGTTGTTATGGTCTTGTCCCTATCTTAAATCCACCTGCACAAGAGGGTGCCTGTGCCACTCCGATTTCCTTCAGTGATGTGGCAGACCAGGAGCAAAGCCTAGGTTAGGGGGTTTCAACCTGATGCACACCGACCATTTTCTGCATGTTCCTGATGTTACTCATGAGATCTTAATTTTAGGGGTCAAGTAGAGATACTTGTTGTCGTcttgaaacaaagaaaaacaagaaaatgtgaACTTGATTATGTTTTGGCTTCTTTATAGCATATGGATTTTGGGACAGCAGGTTCAGAGACTAGCACGTTAACTCAAAACGTAAAAAATCATAGTTGAGCACTTTTTGGGTTGACGTAAATGAACTTGACATCAGGATGTCTACTTGCTGAGATGACCAGTGTTTGATTGAGTTTGTGCGAAGAATAAATTTCAGGATGTGACAACATTGCATTTAGTTTGATTTTGCAATGCACCCACTAATGGTATATGATATTGTCATAGCAAAATGCAAGAAGAAGGGTTGGACAACCAAACAGCTAGAAATGCGGACCACTTTGGAGCACTCATCCATCACCTTTCTTTAGTCCGTAACAAGCGCTGCCTTATGGCTTATGTGTAAGAATGCATCATCCGTTGCGTTTATGTTTCTCTAACTGAATGGTTTCTAGCTTGTTTTCCCCCCTCAAATCTTTTTCATCTACATTTTGTGTGTTGTTCTTTGTATTTAACAGATATAACCGAGCAGAAGTCATTCGAAGTTTGGGCTGGATAAAAGAGGCTCCACTTCCTGAAGGAATACAAGAGAAGCTCAGCAGTTCGGAGAAAGATTATTCGCAGAATCATTCCGCAACTATTAGATCCTATCAGTTAGAAATGGATATTGATTTGGCTGTGGtagttgttctctctctctctcacacacacacacacgaaatGTCGTCTGTGATAATGTTTTCCAAGAATTGCATCTCCTACTGAGAAACTTGAATATGGTTTAAAGAATTAAGGTGTTGTATACGGCAGTAAATAGCTCAGATTAATGATTCCTCCATAACCTCTGTGTGATCTTTGTTTGAACCTTAAGAACCGTGGGTAATGGTTGAAGATTTCTATATGTATCCAACTACATTTTTCATCAGAGGACACTTCACTTCACAAAGCATTTGTATGTGACGGTCTAGTTCAGCCTCCATAAACCTCTCAAGGCTGTAACCTCTTTGATGATCCTTTTGCGAGAAGATGACTCTTGTAAACAGATCAACTAAAACTCTCAAGTTCTGTTTACATTGAGGGCACAAACTGGGTGTTTTTTATGGTGTCGTAGTCCCAAGACTCCCAACTGCTCAACTGTTTACTTAGGCAATTGTGGTGCGGACCTTGTTACGCCTGTACATAGCTTTGTGGATGTAAGTTTGATTTGCACTCTTCTGGTTGCTGTGGTGCAGAGACGTAGCTGCAGATTGCTGAAGAAATGGTTTCAAACTTCCAATACACTTCAAAATGGGTGTTTTAGTGTCAACTGCAACATTGCTTAATCAGTTGGCTATGTGGACCTCATTGTGCCTATAGAAAGCTTCATAGATTTACTGCATAAGCTTGAATCTCACACTTGCTGGAACTGGTGTGAAAACATAGCTTCAAGACACAAAAGAAATGGTGACAATGCACTCACGTCTCACAACCATTGCTAGTAATTTTTATGAAACGATGGGGATGTCCACTTGAACCGTGAAATACTTAACATTACTTTCTCTACAGTGCATGCTTATAAACTTGGACTAAACACGCCTTTtatctttttgtgtgtgtgtgcaaggATATGGTGCCTCCTAAAGATCCATACATTAAGGTTCGTGTCCTCGAGGACATTGGCAGTGTGGCACTCAGTGATCAGATAGCCAACCTTGCTCGCCATGCAATTCTCTTTCTTAGACGAACTGATGCTGAGACCTACATCTCACAGGTGGTTTACTTTCTTAAATTTTGCATCAATTCACTCACGAGTTTATAGAAGTCCTGACAAAATCAATATCGGCCATGATGAACAGGGCCTGATGGAAGAGCTTACAGATTGAGCCATCTATTTGTTTCTCTTACAGCATACAACAACGTTTTCTGAAGTATCCAGAACCAATCAAGGTCAACCATGGGTTGGCCGATGTGATTGATATTGAAAGGTCCAAAGTAGCAAAATCTGTGGAAAAACAAGCTGGAGTGCTGTGGACCAATGGTGACCTCCCCTAACTGCTCACcaaatttgtaaaattttatcATTTGCACTTTCATTCAGGTGTTAACGAGAAGTTTATATGTTTGATGGTGTGATCTTCAAATCTAATGTATGATTTGCTGCCCTTTCGTTATCTAGTTATTTAGTTCTTACAATGACTATGGTAAATCGTTGGAGGGTTGCTGACTGCAGTACCCAGTGCCTTATGATGGAAGTCGAATAACGTGGTTAATGCTTGAATATATTCCTCGCTTAATGTGTATTCACTAATTCGCAGGCCTTTtaagttcattatttttgtcACCTTTGGTAGCAGCAGCTGTCTGTGTAATAGTGGAAATTTGCCTACCAAACTGTCAAGTTACAGACAAATTCCTTCTGCATTCATAATGGTTGTAATTTTATTCTCTTTCGGTGGTACGTATAATGAACAAGCTTCATTCTTTCATTGAAGTATTGAACTCAAGAAAGACAATGCTTTCTGTCTACTACCACCACTTCTACCAAAGCCTCTTGTTTCCTTGAGACATTCCTGCATCTACAGATGCTAAAATTCCGGTTCCGGATCTATCGCCTTTCGCTGTTGCTCTCACCTTCCTCACCACTTGCAGTTAAAACGAATCTCTCTTGACGAGAAACAGGATACCTAATGTTCTTGTTTGACGTTCCGAGCCCTTGATTTTGTCACCTAAGCCCCAAACAAGAAGCACCAAGGTTTGGGTGAAGAACCACTCCTTTGATGGGGAAATTCTGAACTTGTTTTCCTCTCATGGAGCAGCACCCATCAACCCAAATCCATTCCCACCTACCTTTCTCCACATCTTCTCTCCAAACCACCATTCCAGACCCAAGGTCCTTGTACAAGCACACTGCCCCATCAATCCCCACACATTTAGTACCACCCCACCCCACCTTAAGCCCTAAAAATCTCCTCCCCAACTCAGCAGGCACCTTGCCAATCAAACTCCAAGTATCATCACCACTTAGCTCCCACACAAATGCATCTTCAACGCACGTGCCTCCGACAAGTGTCAGCTTCTCGTTTCGCCAAACCAACGCGGCAAACTCGAGCCGGTCCGCCATCGGCACGCTTAATTCTCTCCACGTGTTGGTGCCGATCTCGAAGCCCATAACACTATAGGCACGGGCTGAGGTCATCCAATATATGATCCCGTTCGAGTGCACGCTCTCATTGGGGGTCCAAACTGTCAACCTCACAGCAAACTCCACCGGCATTGGCCCGATAATCTGCCACGCGTCCATCTGTGAATCGTACATTTCCAATGTGGTCTCGTATGAGGAGCCACGTGGCGCCTCGGACATGCCTCCAGCGATGTAGACCCTGAATTGAGGGATTGCAACTTGTGGGCTTGGTCCTACCTCTATTAGGCCCACTGCTGGATTAGTACGAGTGATGTTTAGCAATGGCAGGGGCTTGAATTGCTTAGTGAATGGATTGCATACGGATAATCGGAGGGATGTGGTGCTTGTCTGCCTAAAGAGTATAAGCCCACAAACCGAAGCGATTGGACGGATTGGATGGGGAACAAAGTCGAGGGACAGGACGTGCCAATTGTCGGTAATCGGGTTGTGGGCGTAGCAAAGGTGCCCACGGTGGCGCGTGGGGAAGGCGAAGAACCACGGTGCGTGGCGGCACGAATAATCCGGCGGAGCCGCGTAAGCCGACATGGCACATTTGTTCCAGTGCGAACAAGCTGACCTAGCGTGTACCAAGGAGTCCGGGGgaaggaaggagaagatggTGGAAAGGAGGTCGAAGGGGAGGTTGCTCCACATGCTGGGAATTGTGGTGAAAGGTTCTTGCAATAATAAGTTGCAATGGGACTTTATACACATACGGATCTTGAAAATGTTGGGTTGGCTGTAAGAATTAACTATTGAAAGTGAATTATTGGAGGGGAATAATTTGCATAGGGATGTGTGACCCACTGAAATATATACAATCAGATCCACATGGGTAAAGTCAGATCTTTATGGCTGTctttttgtacatttttttgttgttttgtaggGTACAACTAAGATGGCTCTTGGAAGAGCCGATAGGACAAgatacataaatgaaaattgtCCCTACTCTTTTgcgtttatttatttttaatttaatgcagtttttttttttttgacaccagaaaatggaaaaaacatGAAACTCTGTCAAAAGCCACTTCTCGCATGTCCGCCTCCAGGTGTGGGATTAGACATATCGTTCGGCAGAATGATACGAGGCACCATTTTAATGCAGGTAATGTGCGAATATACTAATGAGTTGACTGTTAAAAAATTTGCATACAGTTTAAGGTCCCCATCGTTGTTTCCTCAAGACAGAATGATGATGataactgaaaaagaaaaacattaacAGCTATAATTAAACCAATTTGCTTATTTGCTTCTTGGCTTGAATAAGATTAACTGTTTGATCAATCTCAAATCCAATAGTCTTGACCATTTTTTGGCTGCTAAAGCCAACTTCTGGCTTGCTACAAAGCTTTTTGCTGTAATTTGGCTAAACACAGTGACAAAGATAAAATTTGGCTACTTCCCCGACTACCATCTGacaaccattttttttgaacaactttGATCTATCAACTAATTCTCTATGTACCCAACTATCTCTAATCACCATTTGTATCTAAGATTTCAGTGATCAATAACTAATTTCCTATAAGAGAACCACTGGTGGTTCAATACTTCAACGGTGAAAAATTTTTGCAAGGCAAATGATGATTTCGTTCAGCTTGTCATATCCACATAGCAGTAGCCAATATATCGAGTCTCGCTATACGGAACTTTTTCTTGTTCTATGGAAGAATATCAATTGCTCCGCCACAAATTGGCGTGAGCTCCACCAAGCCCGGGGCTCCCTGTTCGATTCCCTAGCgcaaaagggggaaaaaaaaaatttgaagtagcTCCAAAATTCTGTCAATAAAGATGAATGCTGCCCAACAAACATCATACCATGTGGTGATTGACACATGACATTCTCAGACAGGTCAGGGATAAACTGACAAAACTCAAAGGCATCTTTGCATTGAAAGGTCACATTTCTAACAGCCTTGATGGCTATGTATGCTATGCGCCAATTAACTTCTTTTCCCTGTTGCAAAAAGACTTTTGTTAACACCTAATCAATAGAATATTATCTTTTGCGCAAACTGGTCCGTACAGCCGGTTAtcgaataaaataaaaagttatatcTTCAGtattcaagaagaagaattacAGGTGAATCTCATATGCTCTATTATTCGTAATTACCAaaagagatgtgaaagtaaaaGATCATTGGAGAGAAACTGTGCTCGTAACTGGATTACATTTAACATGTGAATTCAGGCCCTATTTCTCGTTTTATTTTGGGATGAGGTATTCTGGATAACGGTAACACTTGAGCTACTATCACTCCTCTCTCGAACAAATtcgttctaattttttttttttcgaaacgattattctttttttcgaaacaattattctttttttctcaaaCTAATTCAAATCGTATAAATTG
This DNA window, taken from Rhododendron vialii isolate Sample 1 chromosome 8a, ASM3025357v1, encodes the following:
- the LOC131335440 gene encoding F-box/kelch-repeat protein At3g61590-like yields the protein MCIKSHCNLLLQEPFTTIPSMWSNLPFDLLSTIFSFLPPDSLVHARSACSHWNKCAMSAYAAPPDYSCRHAPWFFAFPTRHRGHLCYAHNPITDNWHVLSLDFVPHPIRPIASVCGLILFRQTSTTSLRLSVCNPFTKQFKPLPLLNITRTNPAVGLIEVGPSPQVAIPQFRVYIAGGMSEAPRGSSYETTLEMYDSQMDAWQIIGPMPVEFAVRLTVWTPNESVHSNGIIYWMTSARAYSVMGFEIGTNTWRELSVPMADRLEFAALVWRNEKLTLVGGTCVEDAFVWELSGDDTWSLIGKVPAELGRRFLGLKVGWGGTKCVGIDGAVCLYKDLGSGMVVWREDVEKGRWEWIWVDGCCSMRGKQVQNFPIKGVVLHPNLGASCLGLR
- the LOC131335441 gene encoding uncharacterized protein LOC131335441 gives rise to the protein MYAKKACELVKEFSSSESGQLSAFNSDVFAQVIEECNTHFSQLQSLLSKMQEEGLDNQTARNADHFGALIHHLSLVRNKRCLMAYVYNRAEVIRSLGWIKEAPLPEGIQEKLSSSEKDYSQNHSATIRSYQLEMDIDLAVDMVPPKDPYIKVRVLEDIGSVALSDQIANLARHAILFLRRTDAETYISQGLMEELTD